GGGCTCCACTCCTGCTCGTCCTCGTCGGCGACCACCGGGATGGAGCCCGTGGCGAGCTTCTCGATCACCTCGACGGACGCCGGCGTGATGTCGACCCCGCTGAAGCCGCCCGTGGCCGCCTCGCGGAGGGAGGTGGGGCGGTGCTGTCCGCGATGCACCTTGCGACGGTCCTTCGCCTGGCGGATGCGCTCGACGAGCTTGTCGTAGGCCAGGTCGAACGCCGCGTACTTGTCGCCGGCGCCTGCCTCCGCCCGCACGATCGGTCCGGGGCCGATGAGCGTCAACTCCACCCGGTCGTCGCCCGCGGTCCCGTTGGTCTCGTGGTGGCGGCACAGCCGCACCTCGAGCGCGAGAGCCCGAGGCGCCAGCAGCTCGACCTTGTCGGCCTTCTCGGTGACGTAATCCTCGAATCGATCCGGGATTCCGACGTTCCGTCCGGTGATCGTGACATCCATGGCGACCCTCCCTGATCCGGCTCGACGGGGCCGCCTGGGGAATCGGGCGGTCGTCTCCTTCGCGCCTTTTCGCTTACCGTAGTCCGCGATCCCTCGGATGTCACCCTCGTTTCGCCGGGCGCACGCCGTGAGGCCCGGCGGCGGCGCCGAGGCGCGGCGTGGCGGCG
The Protaetiibacter larvae DNA segment above includes these coding regions:
- the hpf gene encoding ribosome hibernation-promoting factor, HPF/YfiA family, which encodes MDVTITGRNVGIPDRFEDYVTEKADKVELLAPRALALEVRLCRHHETNGTAGDDRVELTLIGPGPIVRAEAGAGDKYAAFDLAYDKLVERIRQAKDRRKVHRGQHRPTSLREAATGGFSGVDITPASVEVIEKLATGSIPVVADEDEQEWSPVVIREKVFPAELMTAEEAVDRMELVGHDFFLFVDARTDRPSVVYRRKGWDYGVIGLDAENALVASR